Within the Halomonas sp. HL-93 genome, the region CAGGTAGGCGAAAGAGGCGTAGCCCGTGCCGAAGTCGTCGATACTCACGCCGATACCGTGATCTCGGAGGCGACCAAGCCCCCTGATTGTTGACTCTGGTTCTTGCATCAGCCCCGATTCAGTGATTTCTACTTCGATGTATTCAGGTGGCACGCCCGATTCATGCAGACTGTCAATCAGCGCGTCAACCAGGCTATCGTTAGTCAGGTTACGCGGGGTAAGGTTTATACTTACCGGGACCAACAGCCCGGAACGGGCATATTCGATTCCGATCTGGATGACAAATAAGCTGAACGCATCAATCAGGCTTGTTCTCTCGAGTTTAGGCATAAACATGCCTGGTGGTACTATTTCTCCGTTCGGGCGCCGCCAGCGTATCAATGCCTCTACACCGGCAAGATGTCGGTCAGCCAGCCGCAATTTGGGTTGGTAGTGGAGCTCGAACTCTCCGGCTTTGAGCCCTTTCTCCGCTCGGGCGATCAGTTCGAGCGAATCTCGATTAGCCGTATCAAAATCAGGCTCATAGCTCATCATTTGCCGTTCCAGAGTTACGGCCTTTTCAAGGGCTACACGGGCTCGCCGAACGATTTCCAGCGGGTGACGCGTTACGTCCGTCTCATTATGTACATGTCCGAACCCTAACGCCGGTTCGATTCGCACCGGTACATCATCGACAATAAAGGTCGCCGAGGCGGCAGCATGCAATAAATGAGAAACACGCTTGAGGTCTTCATCATTTTTATAATCAACGATCAGGGCTAACTCAGAAGTACCGAAGCGGTAACTCTTCTGGACTTCAGGGCAAGATTGATTTAGTTGCTGGCTGACCGTGTAGATAATTCGATCACCTTCTTCAATACCAAACACCTCAACAAACTCATTGTGGTCAGTGGCACGAATCAGGACGACGGCAATTGGCGTTTTCTCAAGAGATTCCGGAGTAATTTGAGCGGCAAGGTCTTCAATCAAAGCTGCCTGATTGGGTAGTCCTGTCGAAGGGTCATGCAACACTTTTTTTCGTTGTTCATTGCTCAGGAAGTTAATTATCTGGATCAATAATCCAGAGCTGGCACCAATCGCCATGAACCAGAGCGCGCGCACACCCCAGGTGGTTATGATCGTACTTATGCTGTCTATGTTTCCGCCAATAACGGGCCCCAGCATCAACCCCGCGAATAATCCGGCAACCACACCACCCACGATTCCGTAGATGGCGGCAGCCAGAAAAATAGGCACATACATGAAGTGGGCATTCTCGTTTGGTGTGCCACCGGTAAGATTTACAAGCAAGGCTCCTGCGGAAAGCAATATGCCTATGCAGCACAAAACCACCAGAAGAAAAGACGATGAAGTCTTTCTTTCCCTCACACCTAAGAGCCACGTCGACGCCTGCCGTGCCATAAGCCAACACTCCCATACCGTTTAATGATTATTTTCCCGACGGGCCCCATTACGGACAGGTGCTGAGAAGTTTATCCCTAGAAAGGTTTTTACCGTATCAGGTTTTGTTATCGATAATAATGCCAAGCGCTCAACAGTATTCTTGGCCGCGTCAACGCTCCCCTAAGATGAAGCAACCTTCTTTGATTCACTGGTCAAGCCCGTACAACAGGGCCGCTGCTGCTCAAACGAGGGAGGGTTTTAAAGGAGCTCGGGCTTGTCGATAGCGAAGGGGTATCGTCATAGGCGAATGTTATAGAGACGAATTTAACGGGAAACAGCCCTTTTTGACGAGGTCGTTACTTTCCTGCGTTGCAAACCTTAATCAGAGTGCTGCCGAAAATTCCCGATGGACGAAAACATTACCGAGAACGCAACAAATTACTACAAAGCATCTTCTGCCCCTTAAAGTAATCTTAAGTATTGCCGATAACTAGCATAGATGCATATAGCGTCGTGAGGGATAGCGGTGTTGCTAAGGATATGGCAGACCACGTTACTCGTGGCACCCCGACCTTTTGTGATACGGCAACGCTGATGGCGAAGGATGAACTTTGGATAAGCGAAAAAGCGCGCTGGCGGTTGCATTGGTCCTTTCTGTGACTGACGTAAAGGCGCATGGAGGCGATACTCCCAGTGTCTCATTTGACGGTTTTGGCACGCTCGGCATAGTTCATTCTGATGAAGACCAGGCAACGTTCGTTTCCAACATTTTTGTGCCCAAGGGGGCAGGGCACAAGAACGAGTGGAGTGCGGAGGTCGATAGTCGTCTCGGATTGCAACTTACCGCTAACCTTGCACCACAGTGGTCAAGCGTTCTGCAGGTA harbors:
- a CDS encoding putative bifunctional diguanylate cyclase/phosphodiesterase; this encodes MARQASTWLLGVRERKTSSSFLLVVLCCIGILLSAGALLVNLTGGTPNENAHFMYVPIFLAAAIYGIVGGVVAGLFAGLMLGPVIGGNIDSISTIITTWGVRALWFMAIGASSGLLIQIINFLSNEQRKKVLHDPSTGLPNQAALIEDLAAQITPESLEKTPIAVVLIRATDHNEFVEVFGIEEGDRIIYTVSQQLNQSCPEVQKSYRFGTSELALIVDYKNDEDLKRVSHLLHAAASATFIVDDVPVRIEPALGFGHVHNETDVTRHPLEIVRRARVALEKAVTLERQMMSYEPDFDTANRDSLELIARAEKGLKAGEFELHYQPKLRLADRHLAGVEALIRWRRPNGEIVPPGMFMPKLERTSLIDAFSLFVIQIGIEYARSGLLVPVSINLTPRNLTNDSLVDALIDSLHESGVPPEYIEVEITESGLMQEPESTIRGLGRLRDHGIGVSIDDFGTGYASFAYLRKLPVTGLKIDREFIRLLEDDAKTRRLVLAMIEAGHALDLTVTAEGIETEQQANILTEFGCDLGQGFLWSPALEESVLCQRMASLDFNHSSS